From a single Sorghum bicolor cultivar BTx623 chromosome 5, Sorghum_bicolor_NCBIv3, whole genome shotgun sequence genomic region:
- the LOC8072757 gene encoding NAC domain-containing protein 41: protein MEARRFGFGASMSPANKFDPTDEDIVAQYLLPRAVGLPNPYEHAVIDADPCSCPPWELLRRHGHAGSDQAFFFVPPRVMSRNAGRVSRVVSPASPCGVGGVWHGQKAEDKALVIVRGDGDGDARGAPELTVMFRRYNLSYHRKGDRRSSGWVMHEYHVVHPELRPGAVVARIKITEKAKKMGKRPREQQLQEEDAVIARAGTAAALVPGLDQPGPSNYFGSESDYGHAAGNAVVASVVGEGVGDNFLQLDGNDDNFLQDEG from the coding sequence ATGGAGGCGCGGCGGTTCGGCTTCGGCGCGTCCATGTCGCCGGCGAACAAGTTCGACCCGACGGACGAGGACATCGTGGCGCAGTACCTCCTCCCGCGCGCCGTCGGCCTCCCGAACCCGTACGAGCACGCGGTCATCGACGCCGACCCCTGCAGCTGCCCGCCGTGGGAGCTGCTGCGGCGCCACGGCCACGCCGGGAGCGACCAGGCCTTCTTCTTCGTGCCCCCGCGCGTCATGAGCCGGAACGCCGGCCGCGTGAGCCGCGTCGTCAGCCCCGCGTCGCcctgcggcgtcggcggcgtgtGGCACGGGCAGAAGGCCGAGGACAAGGCGCTCGTCATCGtgcgcggcgacggcgacggcgacgcccGCGGCGCCCCCGAGCTGACGGTCATGTTCCGGCGGTACAACCTGTCGTACCACAGGAAGGGTGACCGGAGGTCCAGCGGGTGGGTCATGCACGAGTACCACGTCGTCCACCCGGAGCTCCGCCCCGGCGCCGTGGTCGCGCGAATCAAGATCACCGAGAAGGCCAAGAAGATGGGCAAGAGGCCGAGGGAGCAGCAGCTGCAGGAGGAGGACGCCGTTATCGCCAGGGCGGGCACGGCGGCCGCCCTCGTTCCGGGACTGGACCAGCCGGGCCCCAGCAACTACTTCGGCTCCGAGTCCGACTACGGCCATGCCGCCGGGAACGCCGTCGTGGCGAGCGTTGTTGGCGAGGGCGTCGGCGACAACTTCCTCCAATTAGACGGCAACGACGACAACTTCCTCCAAGACGAGGGCTGA
- the LOC8072758 gene encoding NAC transcription factor NAM-2, with the protein MEAWRFGFDPSLFPPAYKFDPTDTDIVVHYLLPRALGVPNPYEHAVIDGDPCSCPPWELMRRNGHADSDHAFFFPPPRDGEKRPVRVVSSPAPAPGEDDGARARGKWDAQKSTESSVVLVRGGGPGGIGGGAEVLVKYKRCNLSYYHGKEPSTSGWVMHEYQITVPPRLSGTVLSRVKVTDRGKQRLRKAAAGGGSQQVVAVPDPDEPGPSNYDDGGGGDGNALGSSGGERAEVVYLDDENGSVMAEMAAYFVDDGNSYLKDGFGYYQFQDDGSGGDYGFTVGDDNVNP; encoded by the coding sequence ATGGAGGCGTGGCGGTTCGGCTTCGACCCGTCGTTGTTCCCGCCGGCGTACAAGTTCGACCCGACCGACACCGACATCGTGGTGCACTACCTCCTCCCGCGCGCGCTGGGCGTCCCCAACCCGTACGAGCACGCCGTCATCGACGGCGACCCCTGCAGCTGCCCGCCGTGGGAGTTGATGCGCCGGAACGGCCACGCCGACAGCGACCACGCCTTCTTCTTCCCGCCCCCGCGCGACGGCGAGAAGCGGCCCGTCCGAGTAGTCTCCTCCCCAGCCCCAGCCCCAGGGGAGGACGACGGCGCCCGCGCGCGCGGCAAGTGGGACGCGCAGAAGAGCACGGAGAGCTCCGTCGTCCTCGTGCGCGGCGGCGGCCCGGGCGGCATTGGCGGTGGCGCCGAGGTGCTCGTCAAGTACAAGCGCTGCAACCTGTCGTACTACCACGGCAAAGAGCCCAGCACTAGCGGGTGGGTCATGCacgagtaccagatcaccgtgcCGCCGCGGCTCTCCGGCACCGTCCTGTCGCGCGTCAAGGTCACCGACAGGGGCAAGCAGCGACTGAGgaaggccgccgccggcggtggTTCGCAGCAGGTTGTTGCTGTTCCGGACCCTGACGAGCCTGGCCCGAGCAactacgacgacggcggcggcggcgatggaaATGCCCTTGGCTCGAGCGGCGGCGAGCGGGCTGAGGTTGTCTACCTAGACGATGAAAATGGCAGTGTCATGGCGGAGATGGCTGCCTACTTCGTCGACGATGGCAACAGCTACTTGAAGGACGGCTTCGGCTACTACCAGTTCCAGGacgacggcagcggcggcgactATGGTTTCACCGTCGGAGACGACAACGTTAACCCTTGA
- the LOC8072759 gene encoding uncharacterized protein At1g04910, producing MQVEAAEASMRGTETVVGAKPAARRLGRVLVGRRRRAAVLLLALAYTAAMLMLTMGGGEGFGSSGVVEGALGPPGSVYRSHLVFERLLPEMRAFASRPNPLVTSHYKKSGKQWKPCISKRLIHSELPPSNGFLIVEANGGLNQQRISICDAIAVAKILNATLVTPAFHLNSVWRDSSKFGDIFDEDHFIESLRKYVRVVKDLPEDVFLRFNHNISIIPNMRTKAFSPPSYYLEQVLPKLLELGAVRIAPFSNRLAHSVPMNIQALRCLTNYEALRFSEPIRTLADNMVDRMIKRSFLTGGKYVSVHLRFEEDMVAFSCCKYDGGSKENNAMENARERSWRGKFHRPGRVINPEANRRNGRCPLTPLEVGMMLRGMGFDNTTSLYVASGKIYNAEKYMAPLQQLFPFLQTKESLVTPEELAQFKGHSSRLAALDYTVCLYSEVFVMTQGSNFPHFLMGHRRYMYGGHAKTIKPDKRKLVQLFDNPNIRWDRFKHYMEDMRRHSEMKGLGLRKPQESMYNLPMPDCMCQQAEARSRNTARN from the exons ATGCAAGTGGAGGCCGCGGAGGCGTCAATGCGCGGCACCGAGACGGTTGTTGGCGCGAAGCCTGCTGCGCGGCGGCTGGGCCGCGTGCTGGTcgggcgccggcggcgggccGCCGTGCTGCTCCTCGCGCTGGCGTACACGGCGGCGATGCTCATGCTGACCATGGGCGGCGGCGAGGGGTTTGGATCCAGCGGCGTGGTGGAGGGGGCGCTGGGGCCCCCCGGGTCCGTGTACCGCAGCCACCTCGTGTTCGAACGGCTCCTCCCGGAAATGCGCGCCTTCGCCTCGCGCCCGAACCCG TTAGTAACATCTCATTACAAAAAGTCTGGAAAGCAATGGAAGCCTTGTATCAGCAAGAGGTTGATACACTCAG AATTACCGCCTTCAAATGGTTTCCTCATAGTTGAGGCAAATGGTGGCTTGAATCAACAACGCATTTCA ATTTGTGATGCTATTGCTGTGGCCAAAATTCTTAATGCAACTCTTGTGACGCCAGCATTTCATTTGAATAGCGTTTGGCGTGATTCTAG CAAATTTGGTGATATCTTTGACGAAGATCACTTCATTGAGTCACTTAGAAAATATGTAAGGGTCGTAAAAGATCTTCCTGAAGATGTTTTTCTGCGATTCAACCATAATATCAGCATAATACCAAATATGAGAACCAAAGCTTTCTCACCCCCAAGTTACTACCtagaacaggtgcttccaaaattgttGGAGCTAGG GGCTGTGCGAATTGCCCCTTTCTCAAATAGACTGGCCCATTCGGTTCCTATGAATATCCAGGCATTGAGATGTTTGACAAACTATGAGGCATTAAGATTTTCTGAACCAATAAGAACTCTTGCAGATAATATGGTTGACCGAATGATCAAGAGGAGTTTTTTGACTGGTGGGAAGTACGTCTCGGTGCATCTTCGCTTTGAAGAG GACATGGTAGCTTTTTCATGCTGCAAATATGATGGTGGTTCAAAGGAGAATAATGCAATGGAAAATGCTCGCGAAAGGAGCTGGAGAGGGAAATTCCACCGACCTGGTCGAGTGATAAATCCTGAGGCTAACCGAAGGAATGGGAGATGCCCTTTGACACCTTTGGAG GTTGGAATGATGTTGCGAGGAATGGGATTTGACAACACTACTTCCCTTTATGTTGCATCCGGTAAAATATATAATGCTGAAAAGTACATGGCTCCTCTTCAACAGTTGTTTCCATTTCTACAAACAAAagaaagtctagttactcctgaGGAGCTTGCACAGTTCAAG GGACATTCATCAAGACTAGCAGCGCTGGACTATACTGTCTGTCTTTACAGTGAAGTGTTTGTGATGACACAAGGAAGCAATTTCCCTCACTTTCTGATGGGGCACAGGCGTTATATGTATGGAGGACATGCAAAGACAATAAAACCAGATAAACGGAAGCTAGTTCAACTCTTTGACAATCCAAATATCAG ATGGGATCGATTCAAGCACTACATGGAGGACATGCGTCGGCATAGTGAGATGAAAGGTTTGGGATTAAGGAAACCACAGGAATCCATGTACAACCTTCCCATGCCTGACTGCATGTGTCAGCAAGCTGAAGCACGATCAAGGAACACGGCAAGGAACTAG
- the LOC8072756 gene encoding cleavage stimulating factor 64 isoform X2 gives MAAAPAGAQNRCVFVGNIPYDATEEQLVQICEEVGPVVSFRLVIDKETGKPKGYGFCEYKDEETALSARRNLQGYEINGRQLRVDFAENGRNTDRNREKGRGGPGMASNVDSQKQLAGTSVVGETNLHQPVGLPPAIHAASVMAGVLGGAQTANVQNGLPVQYGLGNDPLTHYLARMSRHQLHEVMAELKFLTTQNKEHSKTLLQGIPQLPKALFQAQIMLGMVTPQMVAAAPDILPNEIRVADQASHLTEFNHPSKLRKLEDGTSVPGIVNSSHAVYTAPLQSVGPSGPSGSYSAGAVSLQQPGNEGQLTPDVESALLQQVLQLTPEQLSSLPPEQQQQVIELQKMLSAGK, from the exons ATGGCCGCCGCTCCCGCGGGCGCCCAGAACCGCTGCGTCTTCG TTGGCAACATACCATACGATGCGACGGAGGAGCAGCTCGTGCAGATTTGCGAAGAAGTCGGCCCAGTCGTATCCTTCAG ATTGGTGATTGACAAAGAGACTGGGAAGCCAAAAGGTTATGGCTTTTGCGAGTACAAGGATGAGGAAACTGCTCTAAGTGCACGCCGGAACCTTCAGGGTTACGAGATTAATGGTCGTCAGTTACGTGTTGATTTTGCTGAAAATGGGAGGAACACTGACAGAAATAGAGAAAAG GGTCGTGGTGGACCAGGAATGGCATCTAATGTTG ATAGTCAGAAACAGTTAGCTGGGACTTCTGTTGTTGGAGAGACAAACCTTCATCAGCCCGTTGGTCTCCCACCAGCAATACATGCTGCGTCTGTGATGGCTGGTGTCCTTGGTGGAGCTCAGACTGCAAATGTTCAAAACGGTTTACCTGTCCAGTATGGACTTGGAAATGACCCTCTTACTCATTATTTGGCCAGAATGTCAAGGCATCAGTTGCATGAAGTCATGGCTGAATTGAAG TTCCTAACTACTCAAAATAAGGAACATTCCAAAACTTTGCTGCAAGGAATTCCACAGCTGCCAAAGGCCCTATTTCAG GCACAAATAATGCTTGGAATGGTGACACCACAGATG GTAGCTGCTGCACCTGATATTCTACCAAATGAAATAAGGGTTGCTGATCAAGCAAGTCATTTGACAGAGTTTAACCATCCTTCAAAATTGAGAAAATTGGAGGATGGAACCTCGGTGCCTGGAATTGTGAACAGCAGCCATGCTGTTTACACAGCTCCACTGCAATCAGTTGGCCCTAGTGGACCATCTGGGAGCTATAGTGCTGGTGCTGTTAGTTTACAGCAGCCAGGGAACGAAGGGCAG CTTACGCCTGATGTGGAGTCAGCTCTTCTGCAGCAAGTCTTGCAGCTGACACCCGAGCAACTGAGTTCGTTGCCACcagagcaacagcagcaggtgATTGAACTCCAGAAGATGCTTTCAGCTGGTAAATAG
- the LOC8079717 gene encoding WD repeat-containing protein 20 homolog: MASAAGSGGGAGAGAGGLKTYFKTPEGRHKLQYEKTHSPAVVHYNHSGKTVSQMTVAYLKEKPAGQGSTPSTPSAGSGMRSAAARLLGTGNGSRALSFGNNGTSRAVSGNSRMGGGIGVSTSASASQAMANYDGKGTYIIFNTADTLFISDLNSHDKDPIKSIHFSSSNPLCHAFDPEAKDGHDLLVGVFSGDVYSMSLRQQLQDPGKKPVSYQHFVNKDKDKDKDPSQGGAASSRCTCVAWVPEREGIFVVSHADGNLYVYDKSKDGNTDWTFPTVKDQSQVLISHAKSSKGNPIARWHICQGAINGISFSPDGAYLATVGRDGYLRVFDFAKEQLIFGGKSYYGALLCCSWSADGKYLLSGGEDDLVQVWSMDERKIVAWGEGHNSWVSAVSFDPYWSPPNSDETEENVMYRFGSVGQDTQLLLWDLALEEIAVPLRHPSGGSPTFSSGSPSAHWDNACPPTGVLQPSPRMRDVPKLSPLVAHRVHVDPLSGVEFTSESILTICREGLIKIWARPIHSENNQQPDSSEQVVGNATAKDKMLTSSNKAGASSSSFKQPPSVLFT, from the exons ATGGCGTCGGCGGCGGGGTCGGGCGGCGGGGCCGGCGCGGGGGCCGGCGGGCTGAAGACCTACTTCAAGACCCCTGAGGGGCGGCACAAGCTGCAGTACGAGAAGACGCACTCCCCCGCCGTCGTGCACTACAACCACAGCGGCAAGACCGTCTCCCAG ATGACGGTGGCATATTTGAAGGAGAAGCCAGCAGGCCAGGGTTCCACGCCTTCAACACCAAGTGCTGGTAGTGGGATGCGGTCTGCAGCTGCAAGGCTGCTCGGCACTGGGAATGGGAGCCGGGCACTTAGCTTTGGGAACAATGGTACCAGCAGGGCTGTCTCAGGAAACAGCCGCATGGGTGGAGGCATCGGTGTGTCGACTAGTGCGAGTGCATCGCAAGCCATGGCGAACTATGATGGAAAGGGCACGTACATCATATTCAATACTGCGGATACACTTTTCATCAGTGATCTCAACTCACACGACAAA GATCCAATAAAGTCCATCCACTTCAGCAGCTCAAACCCGCTTTGCCATGCATTTGACCCAGAGGCCAAGGATGGGCACGATCTGCTCGTTGGGGTGTTCTCAGGAGATG TCTATTCAATGTCACTGAGGCAGCAGTTGCAAGATCCTGGAAAGAAGCCCGTTTCATATCAGCATTTTGTTAATAAagacaaagacaaagacaaagaTCCAAGTCAAGGTGGCGCTGCCAGCAG TCGGTGCACTTGTGTGGCATGGGTTCCAGAGCGTGAAGGAATTTTTGTTGTTAGTCATGCTGATGGGAATCTGTACGTGTATGACAAA TCCAAGGATGGAAATACTGATTGGACATTTCCAACTGTAAAGGATCAAAGCCAGGTGCTGATTTCACATGCAAAGTCGAGTAAG GGTAATCCAATTGCAAGGTGGCACATCTGTCAAGGTGCAATCAATGGCATTTCCTTTTCACCAGATGGTGCTTACTTGGCAACTGTTGGGCGAGATG GTTATTTAAGAGTATTTGACTTTGCGAAAGAACAACTAATATTTGGTGGGAAAAGTTACTATGGTGCACTGTTGTGTTGTTCTTGGAG TGCGGATGGCAAATATTTGTTAtcaggtggtgaagatgatcttGTGCAAGTATGGAGCATGGATGAAagaaagatagttgcatggggCGAAGGGCATAATTCATGG GTTAGTGCAGTTTCTTTTGATCCATATTGGTCCCCACCAAATTCAGATGAAACGGAAGAAAATGTCATGTATCGCTTTGGGTCAGTTGGACAG GATACCCAACTGCTTCTCTGGGATCTGGCATTGGAGGAGATTGCTGTCCCTCTACGCCATCCTTCaggtggctcaccgacattcAGTAGTGGAAGCCCTTCTGCACACTGGGACAATGCATGCCCTCCAACCGGTGTTCTCCAGCCTTCTCCACGGATGCGAGATGTGCCAAAGCTCTCACCTCTTGTTGCACACCGGGTACATGTAGATCCCCTATCTGGCGTGGAATTCACTAGTGAATCAATCCTCACTATATGCCGTGAGGGGCTAATCAAAATTTGGGCCCGACCCATTCATAGTGAAAACAACCAGCAGCCAGATTCTTCTGAACAGGTTGTAGGCAATGCTACTGCTAAGGATAAGATGTTAACATCATCAAATAAAGCAGGTGCTTCCAGCTCCAGCTTCAAGCAACCGCCATCTGTTCTTTTCACATGA
- the LOC8072756 gene encoding cleavage stimulating factor 64 isoform X1, with amino-acid sequence MAAAPAGAQNRCVFVGNIPYDATEEQLVQICEEVGPVVSFRLVIDKETGKPKGYGFCEYKDEETALSARRNLQGYEINGRQLRVDFAENGRNTDRNREKGRGGPGMASNVDSQKQLAGTSVVGETNLHQPVGLPPAIHAASVMAGVLGGAQTANVQNGLPVQYGLGNDPLTHYLARMSRHQLHEVMAELKFLTTQNKEHSKTLLQGIPQLPKALFQAQIMLGMVTPQMMQMAKSQQPSGALAQSSSHLNEPYPQPDAMIPVVSRPLSLPTNILPNPTELHSFPQHQHASQPPVKMFPHGHQSGIAAQSPILHQSLGGSSSVPTQSLATSVGLISQVQPPFVPQHPGPPVMPTSVQQLPLTHPHLAQVAAAPDILPNEIRVADQASHLTEFNHPSKLRKLEDGTSVPGIVNSSHAVYTAPLQSVGPSGPSGSYSAGAVSLQQPGNEGQLTPDVESALLQQVLQLTPEQLSSLPPEQQQQVIELQKMLSAGK; translated from the exons ATGGCCGCCGCTCCCGCGGGCGCCCAGAACCGCTGCGTCTTCG TTGGCAACATACCATACGATGCGACGGAGGAGCAGCTCGTGCAGATTTGCGAAGAAGTCGGCCCAGTCGTATCCTTCAG ATTGGTGATTGACAAAGAGACTGGGAAGCCAAAAGGTTATGGCTTTTGCGAGTACAAGGATGAGGAAACTGCTCTAAGTGCACGCCGGAACCTTCAGGGTTACGAGATTAATGGTCGTCAGTTACGTGTTGATTTTGCTGAAAATGGGAGGAACACTGACAGAAATAGAGAAAAG GGTCGTGGTGGACCAGGAATGGCATCTAATGTTG ATAGTCAGAAACAGTTAGCTGGGACTTCTGTTGTTGGAGAGACAAACCTTCATCAGCCCGTTGGTCTCCCACCAGCAATACATGCTGCGTCTGTGATGGCTGGTGTCCTTGGTGGAGCTCAGACTGCAAATGTTCAAAACGGTTTACCTGTCCAGTATGGACTTGGAAATGACCCTCTTACTCATTATTTGGCCAGAATGTCAAGGCATCAGTTGCATGAAGTCATGGCTGAATTGAAG TTCCTAACTACTCAAAATAAGGAACATTCCAAAACTTTGCTGCAAGGAATTCCACAGCTGCCAAAGGCCCTATTTCAG GCACAAATAATGCTTGGAATGGTGACACCACAGATG ATGCAGATGGCAAAGAGCCAACAGCCCTCGGGCGCCTTAGCACAATcttcatctcacctcaatgaaCCATACCCACAGCCAGATGCTATGATTCCAGTAGTCTCAAGACCATTAAGTTTGCCAACTAACATACTACCAAACCCAACTGAACTACATAGTTTTCCTCAGCATCAACATGCATCTCAGCCCCCAGTCAAAATGTTCCCACATGGACATCAGTCTGGGATTGCAGCACAATCTCCAATTCTACATCAGTCCCTTGGTGGTTCTTCCAGTGTTCCTACTCAATCTCTTGCGACCTCAGTAGGCTTAATCTCACAAGTTCAGCCTCCATTTGTGCCACAGCACCCTGGACCACCTGTCATGCCTACAAGTGTACAACAGCTACCTTTGACTCACCCTCATCTTGCTCAG GTAGCTGCTGCACCTGATATTCTACCAAATGAAATAAGGGTTGCTGATCAAGCAAGTCATTTGACAGAGTTTAACCATCCTTCAAAATTGAGAAAATTGGAGGATGGAACCTCGGTGCCTGGAATTGTGAACAGCAGCCATGCTGTTTACACAGCTCCACTGCAATCAGTTGGCCCTAGTGGACCATCTGGGAGCTATAGTGCTGGTGCTGTTAGTTTACAGCAGCCAGGGAACGAAGGGCAG CTTACGCCTGATGTGGAGTCAGCTCTTCTGCAGCAAGTCTTGCAGCTGACACCCGAGCAACTGAGTTCGTTGCCACcagagcaacagcagcaggtgATTGAACTCCAGAAGATGCTTTCAGCTGGTAAATAG